TGATCAAGAACACTAATCCGCGTTTGCGGATCGACCAGGCGATCCGGTTCTTTTGGGGACCGGTGACCGTGGTGGCCATGATCGGGTTTGCCCTGGCTTTGGCCGGTTGGTAATTAATATGTTAAAAAAGATATTTAACTGGGGGCTTAAGAAGTCGCTCTTCGTTTATCATGCGGGAGCGTCGGCCTGCAATAATTGTGACATCGAGATCATCGATCTCCTGGCGCCGCGCCATGACGTGGAGCGGTTCGGGATCGTCCTGGTCTGCTCGCCGCGCCATGCCGATGTCTTGCTGGTGACCGGGGTAGCCAACCGGCAAACGGCGCCGCGGCTGAAGCGGCTGTATGAGGAAGTGCCGAAACCTAAACTGGTGATCGCCATCGGTTCCTGCGCCTGCTCGGCGCATATGTTCCGCGACAGCTACAATTACAACCAACCGATCGACCAAGTGATCCCGGTCGATGTCTACTTGCCCGGTTGCCCGCCGAAGCCGGAGGCGATGATCAACGCGGTCCTGAAAGCGCTGGAGAAAGTACGATGATCGAAAAATTACAAGAACAATTCGGGAATAAGATCGGCGAGGTCTGGGTGAAGAACTCGCGCCGGACCTTTGTCTCGGTGATCAGTGAGAATATCCCTGAAATACTCGGTTACATGTGCCTTGACCTGGGCGGACGCTTCTCTACGGCGACCGCTCTCGACAACCGGGCGAGCATCGAGATCCTCTATCACGTCGCGTTCGATAAATTATCGCTCGTGATCACTCTCCGGACCTTTATTGCCAAACCGGAATGCGTCATCCCGACTTCCGCCTTGCTCGTGCCGGCGACCGAATGGGTCGAGCGCGAGATCCACGAGATGTTCGGAGTCAACTTTATCGGCCACCCGCAGTTAGAAACCCTCCTCCTGCCGGACGACTGGCCACAGGGGGTTTTTCCGCTCCGCAAAAAGACCTTTGAGTCAGAGGCCGAAAATGAAATGAGGGAGAATTAATATGTAGCGGCGACCTTTAGGTCGCCAAAAAATGGCGGTCTAAAGACCGCCGCTACTTTTTTAAACATGAACAGAAAACAGGCATTTATACCGATCGGCCCGTACCATCCTCTTCTGGAAGAGCCGGAGTTCTTTAAGTTCTACGTCGAGGGGGAGAAGATCGTCGACGCCGAAGTGCGGATCGGCTACAACCACCGCGGGATCGAGAAACTGGCCGAGAGCAAGACTTTTGACCAGGATGTCTTCCTGGTCGAGCGGATCTGCGGCATCTGTTCGACCTCGCACCCATTTGCCATGGTCCAGGCGGCGGAAGATATCTCGGGAATTATTGTTCCCGAACGGGCGCGCTACATCCGGACGATCATCGGCGATTTGGAACGGATCCATAGCCACCTGCTCTGGGTCGGGCTGGCGGGTCACTTTATCGGCTACAACACCGTTTTCATGTGGGCCTGGAAATACCGCGAACCGGTCCTCGACATATTCGAGAAGATCTCCGGGAACCGGAACCATTACGGGATGTTCAAGGTCGGCGGCGTGCGGCGCGATATCAATGACGGCGACATTCCCTCGCTGATCACGGCGATCGACGGCGTGGAAAAATTCTGCGCCATGCTGGTCAAAGCGGTCATGGACGACCCGGCGATCCAGGCGCGGACCAAAAATGTCGGCGTGCTGAAGCGGCAGGACGCGGTTGCCATGGGGGTCGTCGGCCCGGTGGCGCGCGCGTCAGGCGTTAACTTTGATATTCGCAAACAGCACCCCTATGCCGCCTATGACCTGGTCAACTTTGAAATGATCGTCCTCCAGGACGGCGACATCTTTGCCAAGACCGCGGTCCGGCTCCTCGAGACCATTGAATCGGTCAAGATCATCCGCCAGTGCTTGAAGCAGTTGCGGCCCGGTCCGATCGAGGCCGACGTCCGCGAGATCGGGGTGGGCGAGGGGATCGGCCAGCATGAGGCCCCGCGCGGCGAAGTCATTCACTACTTCCGCAGTAACGGGAGCAATTATCCCGAACGCCACAAGATTCGCGCCCCCTCCTTCATGAACGTTCCCTCTTTCAAGAAAACAGTCATCGGCGAACATATTGCCGACGCTGCCCTGATCACCGCGGCGGTCGACCCTTGCTACTGCTGTACCGAACGGATGGCGGTCGTCGACCCCGAAACGGATAAGATTTTAATGACCGGTGAAGAATTAGTCCGAATGTCCCAGGCCAGAATGGCCGAGTTCAAACAACGATGAATATATTATTGATAGCCGTAATAGCCCCTTTCGCGGCAGCGTTGCTCTGCCTGCTCTTCCGGCGGCTGGCCGGAGCGGTCGCTTTGCTGGCGATGCTGGCCGAGATTACCCTGGCGCTCCAGATCTTTGCCGGCGGCCGGTTGTTCAGCCCGTTTCTCGCCTTGCAAACGACCCCCCTGGCCACGGCGGTTTTCCTGGCGGCGGCCCTCATTGGCTTGTTGATCGTCATTTATTCCCTGAAGGCGCTCCCCGGGCTGGCCCGGATCGGCGAATATTACGCTTATCTCTTGATAACCATCGGGGCGGCCGCCGGCGCCTTCTTTGCCGGAGACTTCTTTACCCTCCTCTTTTTCTGGGGAGTGGTTGCGGTCGCTCTCTATCTGTTAGTCGGCATCGGCGGCGACAAGGCAACAGCCGCGGCAAAGAAAAGTTTAATTATTGTCGGCGGAGCCGATGCCCTGATGGTCCTCGGGACCGGCCTGGTCTGGCTGTTGACCAGATCGATCGCCATCGGCCCGACCCACCTGCCGCTTAATAATCCCTTAACGATCATCGCCTTCCTGGCGCTGGCCGCCGGCGCGTTTGCCAAGGCGGGGGTGATGCCGTTCCACGGCTGGATACCGGATTCAGCCGAAGTGGCGCCGGCTCCGGTCATGGCCTTACTGCCGGCCTCGCTGGATAAACTCCTCGGCATCTATCTTTTGGCCAGATTGAGTTTAGACGTTTTCCTGATCGAACCTGGTTCGGTTGTTTCGACCTTTCTTTTGGCGATCGGTTCCGTGACGATCCTGGCCGCTGTTCTAGGCGCTTTGGTCCAACATGATTTCCGAAAACTACTCGCCTTCCACGCCGTCTCCCAGGTCGGCTATATGGTCATGGGGATCGGGACCGGCCTGCCGATCGGGGTTGCCGGCGGGTTGTTCCATATGTTCAACAATGCCATTTACAAATCATGCCTCTTTCTCTGCGGCGGTTCGGTCGAGAAACAAGCTGGGACTACCGATCTCGCTAAATTAGGCGGCTTGGCCAAATTCATGCCGCTTACTTTTACCGCCTTCCTGGTGGCCGCTTTGTCCATCTCCGGGGTCCCGCCCTTTAACGGATTCGTCTCCAAATGGATGATCTACCAGTCGCTGGTCGAGTTGGGACGTTACGGGAACAACTGGTGGATAGTCTGGCTGGCGGCGGCGATGTTCGGTTCCGCTTTTACCCTGGCGAGCTTCATGAAACTGCTGCACGCGATCTTCCTCGGACAGTGGACCGAGAACACGACCAAAGCCAAAGAAGTGGAATGGCCGATGTGGTTGCCAACGATCATCCTGGTGGCGCTCTGCTTGCTCTTCGGGCTATTTGCTTTTAGTTTGCCGCTTAAATTTCTTGTCCTGCCGACGGTTGGGACGATTAGCCTGACCGGCTGGTGGCAGCCGGGTCTGGCGACGGTCATGTTACTGCTTGGCCTGGTGGTCGGCTTGTTCTTTTATCTGATCGGCAAAGTGGGGGCGGTGACGACCCGGCCCCCCTTTATCGGTGGCGAACTCCTGGCCGAAGAAGAGATTAGGGTTTCCGGCGTCGATTTTTACGATTCGGTCCAGGAATGGGGGCCGCTTAACGCGATCTATAAGATCGCTGATCGGCGAAATTTTGACCTTTATGCGCTCGGGTCCAGAGGGGCCTTGGCTTTGTCCGGCCTGCTCAGTTGGCTGCACAACGGACTGCTGCACACGTACCTGGCCTGGATGTTATTGGGGATGATGATCATCCTGTTCCTGTTAATGAGGTAAATAATGATTGAACTGTATTTATTAATGGGTTTTATTCTTATGGCCGCGGTCGTAGCGGTCGAAAGCCATGACCTGCTTTCCGCGGTCGTCTCGGTTGAAGCGGTCGGGCTCGGTTTGTGTATCATCTTCTTGCTGCTCGGGGCACCGGAGCTGGCGATCACCCAGCTGGTCGTGGAGATCCTGGCCCTGATCGTGCTGATCCGCGCCACGCTGGCCAAGTCGGTGCCGGAAACTTACCGGGGGCGGGAACGGTTGGCCTACGGCATGGTAACCTGTTTTATCCTGGCGCTGGCCGGGGTGGCTTATTTTGCTCTGCGCCAGCTGCCTGCTTTTGGCGCGCCGCAGCTGCGGGTCGCCCAGAATTACCTTGATCTCGGCCTGCAGCAAACCGGCGCGACCAACCTGATCGCGGCGGTCGCCCTTAATTTTCGGGGTTTTGATTCGCTCGGCGCGGTCGCGGCCATGTTTACAGCAGTGATCGGCGCGCTGGTAATTTTACGGGGTCGGGGGAGGAAAGAAACAAATGAACGGGATGAGCTTGATAGTTAAGACGGTCACCCGGGTGACCGTCGGCGTGATCTTTGTTTTTGGCGCTTATATTGCCGCCCACGGCCATTTGACGCTGGGCGGCGGGATCGCCGGTGGCGTGATTGTTGCCCTGGCCTACATTCTTTATGTTCTGGCCTACGGACGGACGGAGGCCGAGGAACGCCTGAGCCGGCAAAGGGCCCTGGCGATCATGACGCTAGGCGCGCTTCTTTTCCTGGCTCTGGCACTGGCCGGCTACCGCCAGGGATACTTTATGGGAAATTTCCTGCCGACCGGAGAGCCGGGGAAATTATTGAGCGCCGGGGTGATACCGTTCTTCAACCTGGCGATCATGCTGTTCTTGGGTGCCGGGCTGTTCGTGGTCTTCCTGACCTTTATTGCTTTCCGGGTCGAGGTCAAGCCGGAACCAGGCGAGGAAATCGAGGTAGGCAACAAATGATCATTTATCTGGCTTGTATCGCGCTCCTCTTGATCGGTATTTACTGCGTTGCCGTCAAGAAAAATTTGATCAAGATCATCATCGGTCTGGTCATCATGGAATACGCCGTTAATCTTTTTCTGGTCGTGCTCGGTTACCGCCGTTGCGGAGTGGACCCGATCGTCTTGCCGGGGATGGCGGCCAAGGTCTGCGTTGACCCGATGCTACAGGCGATGGCGTTGTCGGTGATCATGATCGGACTGGCGACCACGCTGCTCCTGGTGGCGATCGCCATGCGTATTTATGAACGATTCGGCACGTTCGATATTACCAAGATAAGGAATTTAAAAGGATGATCAACCTGCTGCCGTTATTCATCGCGGTCCCGATCGGCGCGGCTTTCTTGCTGCCGCTGCTGGCCAGGGTCAGCCGACGGGCACCCGACCTGGTCGCGAACCTGGTGACCATTTTCCTTTTAGTGATGACGCTCGGGATCTATTACTTCCGGCCGTTCAATACGGTCCTTAACTACCGGCTGGGCGGCTGGCTGCCGCCGATCGGGATCAACCTGGTCCTGGACGGTTTGAGCCACTTGCTCCTGCTGGTGATCAGTCTGGTCGCCGGCCTGGTCACCTTCTATTCGATCGCTTATATGGAGAAATATACGGGCAAGGCGCGCTATTACACCCTCTTTTTACTGATGATCGCCGGGATGAACGGCGCGGTCCTGACCGGTGACCTGTTCAACCTCTTTATCTTTCTAGAGCTTGCGGCGATCGCTTCTTGCGCCCTGGTCGCTTTTGGCACGGGAGCGGAAGAAATGGAAGCAGCTTTCAAGTATTTGATCATGGGTACGGTCGCTTCGGTCCTGATCCTGTTCGGTATCGCCCTGACCTACAGCCTGACCGGCACGTTGAACATGGCGGAGGTGGCGCGCTTGTTCCCGGCCAATGCCAACCACGCCAAGAATTTGATCATGGCGCTTTTCCTGGCGGGCTTTGCCACCAAGGCGGCATTGATGCCGTTCCATGCCTGGCTGCCCGACGCTCACCCGGTCGCCCCGGCGCCGGTCTCCGCGACCCTGTCCGGCGTTTTAATCAAAGCGCTCGGCGTTTACGCGATCATCCGGGTGTTCTATAACGTCCTGGGGATGAGCCCGCCGGTCGCTCTTATCCTGATGCTGCTGGGGGCGGCTTCGATCCTGGGCGGTTCTTTCCTGGCGCTTGGCCAACGGGACTTGAAACGAATGCTGGCCTATTCCAGCATTGCCCAAGTCGGTTATATTGTTCTGGGCGTTAGCCTGGGGACCCCGCTGGGGATCATGGGGGGGCTCTTTCACCTGTTCAATCACGCGATCTTCAAGCCGCTGCTGTTCCTCAACGCCGGCGCGGTAGAATACGCGACCGGGACCAGACAACTGAATGAGTTGGGCGGGTTAGGGCGTAAAATGCCGGTCACGGCGAACACTTCACTGATCGCCTCACTGGCCATTTCCGGCCTCCCGCCGTTCAACGGTTTTTGGAGCAAGCTTTTTATCATTATTGCCTGTGTCCAGGCCGGCCAATTGTGGTTCGCGCTGGTGGCGATCATCGGCAGCATCATGACGCTGGCCTATGTATTGAAAGCGCAACGGGACGTTTTCCTTGGGCCGCTACCAGCGGACCTCAAAGCGGTCAGGGAAGCTCCCTGGATCATGGGGACGACTGCGGTCGTCATGGCGTTGCTTTGTTTGGCGGTTGGGCTGGCTTTTCCGTATGTGATCGCCCTGGTTATTAATCCGGCAGTAGTGGCCGTCGCCAACGGCGTCGGTTACGGCCGGATGATCATGGGAGGGCCCTAAGATGGTAAAAAGAGGGAGCCAAACCATAGTCTTTTTGGTCGGTTTTTTGGTCTGGCTGGCACTGACCTGGAGTTTCGAGCCGGTCAGCGTACTGGCCGGCTTGCTGGTTGCCATGTTAGCCTCGGCTTTATTCGGCGAGATCCTGACGGTCACCCCGGAGCGGGCGCTCGATCCGCGGCGCTATCTCTGGTTCCTTTATTACCTCCCGGTCTTCCTTTGGGAAATGGTCAAAGCGAACCTTGATGTCGCCTACCGGGTACTGCATCCGGCGCTGCCGATCGATCCGGGGTTGGTCAAGATCAGGACCGAGCTGAAAAGCGAGGTCGCTTTGACGCTCCTGGGGAACTCTTTGACGCTGACGCCGGGGAACACGACGGTGGAGATTAAGGGAGGATACCTGTACGTTCATTGCATAGACATCAACCGCCAGGCGGAGAAGACGGCGCAGCGGTTCGAGAAAATAATCGCGAGGATATTGGAATGATGATCCAAATATTGATGTTTGGACTGATAATTTGTTGCTTGCTCTGCCTCTACCGGATCTATAAAGGGCCGACGGCGCCGGACCGGTCGGTGGCGGTCGATATCCTGGGGATAGTGGTCATCAGCTTTTGCGCGATCCTGTCGCTGCAGACCAAGGAAGGGTTCCTGATGGACCTGGCGATCGCCTGGACACTGCAGAGCTACATCGCGGTGCTGGCGCTGGCGAAATATCTGGAGGGGAAGAAGTTCGATGAATGAACAGATCGGTTACGTTTTTATTTGTATCGGGGTGGCGTTCAACCTTTTCGGCTGTATCGGGTTGATCCGCCTGCCGGACGTTTATAACCGGCTTCAGGCGGCGGCCAAGTGCGTGACCCTGGGGGTGAGCGGCACCCTGTTCGGGGTTTTTCTGATCAACGGCTTTTCGGGGACCGGGATCAAGGCGCTGCTGGCGATCGGGTTTTTATTGCTGACCGCCCCATCCGGCGCGCAGGCGCTGTCGCGGGCCGCCTACCTCTCCGGCATTAAAGCCTGGAAAAAGAGCGGGTTGGGCGATTCTCAAGAGGAGAAGGAATTACGTGAAACTACCTAAGTTGCGTGAACTGGGGGAAGCGATCAAGTCGTTGTTCTCGCGTCCCTTTACTAATATGTACCCGTTCCGGCCGCTCACGGTCCCCGATGGTTTCCGCGGCAAACCGGAATATGACGAGAAAGAGTGCGTCGGCTGTCTGGCTTGTGAAGAGGTCTGCCCGGGGCGGGCGATTGACCATGTCGATAACAAAGAAGAAAAGCTTCGGGTCATTACCCAACATCAAGATCAGTGCATCTTTTGCCAGCAGTGCGAGCGGGCCTGTATTACGGAGAAGGGGATCAAGCTGACCAAGGAGTTCGAACTGGCTCGTTATGACCGCAAGGGGGGGATCACTCAAAGTAGCAAAGAGCTGGTGATCTGCCAGCATTGCGGCGAGATCGTGGCGCCGCTGGACCATCTCAAATTCCTGGCCAAGAAAGTAGGGGCGCTTCTCTACACTAACCCGACCTTGCTCCTGGCCAGGCACGCCGAGCTGAACCTCCTTTCTCGGGAAGAGATCCCGGTGAATAGCCCGCATCCCCGCGCCGGACATCTCCAGTTCATCTGCCCCAATTGCCGCCGCGAGATGATCGTTAAAGAACAGTGGTAGACCTGACGACCCACTTAACGGGAAAAGTGGTCGTCTTAGGTATAGGCAATACTCTTAAGAAAGATGATGGGGCAGGAGTGGAGGTTGTCAGAAAATCCGAAATCCGAAATCCGAAATCCGAACAAGGATTTGTATTTATTGATGGCGGGTCGGCGCCGGAGAATCTGACGGGGGAGATCAAACGGTTAACGCCTGACACTTTGGTCATTGTCGACGCGGTGGATTTTAAAGGCCAGCCCGGCGAGGTCCGATTGATCGACGAAGCGCGAGTGAGCGATACCGGGTTTACGACTCACAACATGTCGATGCGGACGTATATTAATTATCTGCGAGAAGACCTGCCACAGTTGAAGGTGGTAATTGTTGGTATTCAACCGAAAACGGTCGCCTTCGGAGAAGGCTTAAGCCCGGAGGTTCAAAAAGGAGTGGATGAAATATGCACGAGCTTCATTTAGCGCAGGATATACTTAGGAAAATAAAGGAAGAAGCAGGTACCAGGGGCCAGGTACCAGGGACCAGGGTGAATTACGCAAAAATTCAGCTGGGGCAATCGCGTTTTACCCATATGGCTGAACTGCTGGAGCTGTTTGCTGATATCTCTGGCGGGATCAAACTGGAGATCGAGATCCTCCCGGTCAAAACGATCTGTGCCGAATGCAAAACAGAGTTTAAGCCCAAGACAATGCGGCTCGACTGCGAAAAGTGCGGTTCAACGAACATCCAGATGGTCTCGGGGAATGAATTGATCGTTAAAGAGCTCGGCTAACCGGTCGATTTTTGGGGAAATAGACAGAGACTTTAGTGATGCCGCCAGGCAGCGCATCTATCTCGATAAACCCGCCATGTTTTTGTGTTAATTCCAACGTTGTTTTTGCCAGAGGATGCAGCCGGGCCGCGCCGTTATCTTCTGTAGTTACCCTGATAAAATCTTTTCCCGCCCTTGATTCTGTCGCGGCGACGATTTTTACGCGTGGTTTAATCCGCCCCACGCAAGCCGCGGCCGGCCCCATGATCAGGCCCGTTAAAATGGCGTGCAGATCTTTTCCGGGCAACACTATCCGGTCGCGATGTTCATTGAGCCCGCTGTAATCTATTTCGAACGAGATCCCGCGTTCACGATAATATTCTGGGGAAAGTATTTCGTATTGCATCAACGTGTAATATATATAGTGGGACTGGGTCCTTTCCGAGCCCTCATCAAAAAATGCTTTGATCGTTGTGATCATCCGGCTGAGATTAGCGTAAGGCCCCTTTAATCGTTGGATGTCGGACTGAAGTTCTTCCGCATTCCCATAAATCCCTTTTTTAAATTTCATTTCTATGACATTGAAGGTGCCATTGATAGCAAAGAGAGAGCCAACCATGCTATGAAAGATGGAGGGGAGAAGCTTAAGGATCAATTCGCGATCGTTCAACCCTTCCGGCCGGTTAATCGCGCCTAAAAGAAATCTTTGCAGGCGGGGGCTGCGGCCGATCATCCGTTCAGCGCCCGACAGAACGCCCGGCACGATCGGGCGGACATAACCCATCGCTTTGCTATAAAGTTTGGTAGAGATATCGATTGTCATACAATCTTTAATCTGCGTTTTAATGAGATAATTTCAGGGGAATTGAAAATGCGCCTCAACTGCGAGAAATGCGGTTCAATGGATATTCGGTTGGCCGGTGGGGATCAGCTGGCGGTGATGGAGATAAAGCTGAGGTGAGGGAAGGGTTTGGCTTATTGTTTCAGGGCTTTTTTCAGTTCAGGCAGTTTGGTTTTGATGATATCCCAAACGATAACTACATCGATGCCAAAATATTCATGGGCAATAATATTCCTTAGACCGGCAATCTTTTTCCACTCGATATCTTTGTATTTTGCCTTGACCTCGTCCGGGAGGTTTTTAGACGCTTCCCCAATCACTTCCAGGTTGCGTACCGCGGCGTCAAGCACCAAGTCGTTTTCGCTGAATTTGATGAGCGTTAAGCCTTTAGTGTATTTTTCGATACGCTTGATCGCGGTCAAAATATCCTTCAGGAGGAGCCTATAATTTCTTGACATATTTAACCTGTTTAAGTATGTTCGGTTTGATCAAAGGTTTTAGCGCGGCGCGGGTAACCAGGTCGATTTCCTTCTTGAACAACAACTCCAAGAAAAACTTTAAATCCATGTAATTATCAAAACTTTTCTTGCTAAAATCAACAAGCACGTCAATGTCACTCGATTTAGTCGGGCGGCCAGCCGCGTATGAGCCAAAAATGCCTAATCTTTTTACCCCAAAACCCCTGATCTGCGCCTTATTCTTCAGTATTTTCTCGAAAATATGCTTAGTTGTCATATCAGTATTATAACATGAATATATATTGATGCCTCAAGGTCAAGAAACCGGACCCTGGCGAGCCGAAAATCAGAGGCCTAAAAATACAAATCGCGCAGGCCTTGTTCCAGTCTTTTCAGCTTCTTGATTGTTTGTTCTCTTATCTTGCTGCTGGGAATGTCTTTTAAATGTACCTTAATCACCTTTTCGCCCAGCTTTTTGGCC
This window of the Candidatus Margulisiibacteriota bacterium genome carries:
- the nuoB gene encoding NADH-quinone oxidoreductase subunit NuoB, whose product is MLKKIFNWGLKKSLFVYHAGASACNNCDIEIIDLLAPRHDVERFGIVLVCSPRHADVLLVTGVANRQTAPRLKRLYEEVPKPKLVIAIGSCACSAHMFRDSYNYNQPIDQVIPVDVYLPGCPPKPEAMINAVLKALEKVR
- a CDS encoding NADH-quinone oxidoreductase subunit C, with protein sequence MIEKLQEQFGNKIGEVWVKNSRRTFVSVISENIPEILGYMCLDLGGRFSTATALDNRASIEILYHVAFDKLSLVITLRTFIAKPECVIPTSALLVPATEWVEREIHEMFGVNFIGHPQLETLLLPDDWPQGVFPLRKKTFESEAENEMREN
- a CDS encoding nickel-dependent hydrogenase large subunit, with amino-acid sequence MNRKQAFIPIGPYHPLLEEPEFFKFYVEGEKIVDAEVRIGYNHRGIEKLAESKTFDQDVFLVERICGICSTSHPFAMVQAAEDISGIIVPERARYIRTIIGDLERIHSHLLWVGLAGHFIGYNTVFMWAWKYREPVLDIFEKISGNRNHYGMFKVGGVRRDINDGDIPSLITAIDGVEKFCAMLVKAVMDDPAIQARTKNVGVLKRQDAVAMGVVGPVARASGVNFDIRKQHPYAAYDLVNFEMIVLQDGDIFAKTAVRLLETIESVKIIRQCLKQLRPGPIEADVREIGVGEGIGQHEAPRGEVIHYFRSNGSNYPERHKIRAPSFMNVPSFKKTVIGEHIADAALITAAVDPCYCCTERMAVVDPETDKILMTGEELVRMSQARMAEFKQR
- a CDS encoding proton-conducting transporter membrane subunit, which translates into the protein MIAVIAPFAAALLCLLFRRLAGAVALLAMLAEITLALQIFAGGRLFSPFLALQTTPLATAVFLAAALIGLLIVIYSLKALPGLARIGEYYAYLLITIGAAAGAFFAGDFFTLLFFWGVVAVALYLLVGIGGDKATAAAKKSLIIVGGADALMVLGTGLVWLLTRSIAIGPTHLPLNNPLTIIAFLALAAGAFAKAGVMPFHGWIPDSAEVAPAPVMALLPASLDKLLGIYLLARLSLDVFLIEPGSVVSTFLLAIGSVTILAAVLGALVQHDFRKLLAFHAVSQVGYMVMGIGTGLPIGVAGGLFHMFNNAIYKSCLFLCGGSVEKQAGTTDLAKLGGLAKFMPLTFTAFLVAALSISGVPPFNGFVSKWMIYQSLVELGRYGNNWWIVWLAAAMFGSAFTLASFMKLLHAIFLGQWTENTTKAKEVEWPMWLPTIILVALCLLFGLFAFSLPLKFLVLPTVGTISLTGWWQPGLATVMLLLGLVVGLFFYLIGKVGAVTTRPPFIGGELLAEEEIRVSGVDFYDSVQEWGPLNAIYKIADRRNFDLYALGSRGALALSGLLSWLHNGLLHTYLAWMLLGMMIILFLLMR
- a CDS encoding hydrogenase subunit MbhD domain-containing protein, which encodes MIELYLLMGFILMAAVVAVESHDLLSAVVSVEAVGLGLCIIFLLLGAPELAITQLVVEILALIVLIRATLAKSVPETYRGRERLAYGMVTCFILALAGVAYFALRQLPAFGAPQLRVAQNYLDLGLQQTGATNLIAAVALNFRGFDSLGAVAAMFTAVIGALVILRGRGRKETNERDELDS
- a CDS encoding MnhB domain-containing protein, yielding MNGMSLIVKTVTRVTVGVIFVFGAYIAAHGHLTLGGGIAGGVIVALAYILYVLAYGRTEAEERLSRQRALAIMTLGALLFLALALAGYRQGYFMGNFLPTGEPGKLLSAGVIPFFNLAIMLFLGAGLFVVFLTFIAFRVEVKPEPGEEIEVGNK
- a CDS encoding NADH-quinone oxidoreductase subunit K, which translates into the protein MIIYLACIALLLIGIYCVAVKKNLIKIIIGLVIMEYAVNLFLVVLGYRRCGVDPIVLPGMAAKVCVDPMLQAMALSVIMIGLATTLLLVAIAMRIYERFGTFDITKIRNLKG
- a CDS encoding monovalent cation/H+ antiporter subunit D family protein, producing MINLLPLFIAVPIGAAFLLPLLARVSRRAPDLVANLVTIFLLVMTLGIYYFRPFNTVLNYRLGGWLPPIGINLVLDGLSHLLLLVISLVAGLVTFYSIAYMEKYTGKARYYTLFLLMIAGMNGAVLTGDLFNLFIFLELAAIASCALVAFGTGAEEMEAAFKYLIMGTVASVLILFGIALTYSLTGTLNMAEVARLFPANANHAKNLIMALFLAGFATKAALMPFHAWLPDAHPVAPAPVSATLSGVLIKALGVYAIIRVFYNVLGMSPPVALILMLLGAASILGGSFLALGQRDLKRMLAYSSIAQVGYIVLGVSLGTPLGIMGGLFHLFNHAIFKPLLFLNAGAVEYATGTRQLNELGGLGRKMPVTANTSLIASLAISGLPPFNGFWSKLFIIIACVQAGQLWFALVAIIGSIMTLAYVLKAQRDVFLGPLPADLKAVREAPWIMGTTAVVMALLCLAVGLAFPYVIALVINPAVVAVANGVGYGRMIMGGP
- a CDS encoding Na+/H+ antiporter subunit E translates to MVKRGSQTIVFLVGFLVWLALTWSFEPVSVLAGLLVAMLASALFGEILTVTPERALDPRRYLWFLYYLPVFLWEMVKANLDVAYRVLHPALPIDPGLVKIRTELKSEVALTLLGNSLTLTPGNTTVEIKGGYLYVHCIDINRQAEKTAQRFEKIIARILE
- a CDS encoding monovalent cation/H+ antiporter complex subunit F; amino-acid sequence: MMIQILMFGLIICCLLCLYRIYKGPTAPDRSVAVDILGIVVISFCAILSLQTKEGFLMDLAIAWTLQSYIAVLALAKYLEGKKFDE
- the mnhG gene encoding monovalent cation/H(+) antiporter subunit G; translation: MNEQIGYVFICIGVAFNLFGCIGLIRLPDVYNRLQAAAKCVTLGVSGTLFGVFLINGFSGTGIKALLAIGFLLLTAPSGAQALSRAAYLSGIKAWKKSGLGDSQEEKELRETT
- a CDS encoding 4Fe-4S dicluster domain-containing protein, which translates into the protein MKLPKLRELGEAIKSLFSRPFTNMYPFRPLTVPDGFRGKPEYDEKECVGCLACEEVCPGRAIDHVDNKEEKLRVITQHQDQCIFCQQCERACITEKGIKLTKEFELARYDRKGGITQSSKELVICQHCGEIVAPLDHLKFLAKKVGALLYTNPTLLLARHAELNLLSREEIPVNSPHPRAGHLQFICPNCRREMIVKEQW
- the hycI gene encoding hydrogenase maturation peptidase HycI, translating into MVDLTTHLTGKVVVLGIGNTLKKDDGAGVEVVRKSEIRNPKSEQGFVFIDGGSAPENLTGEIKRLTPDTLVIVDAVDFKGQPGEVRLIDEARVSDTGFTTHNMSMRTYINYLREDLPQLKVVIVGIQPKTVAFGEGLSPEVQKGVDEICTSFI
- a CDS encoding hydrogenase maturation nickel metallochaperone HypA, which translates into the protein MHELHLAQDILRKIKEEAGTRGQVPGTRVNYAKIQLGQSRFTHMAELLELFADISGGIKLEIEILPVKTICAECKTEFKPKTMRLDCEKCGSTNIQMVSGNELIVKELG
- a CDS encoding DUF86 domain-containing protein — its product is MSRNYRLLLKDILTAIKRIEKYTKGLTLIKFSENDLVLDAAVRNLEVIGEASKNLPDEVKAKYKDIEWKKIAGLRNIIAHEYFGIDVVIVWDIIKTKLPELKKALKQ
- a CDS encoding nucleotidyltransferase family protein, which produces MTTKHIFEKILKNKAQIRGFGVKRLGIFGSYAAGRPTKSSDIDVLVDFSKKSFDNYMDLKFFLELLFKKEIDLVTRAALKPLIKPNILKQVKYVKKL